TTCTTTAAGGTCTGAGTAATACGACAGCATTGACGACACTATTGATACAACAATAGCAACTAAGGCAATAGATAAAGCGACTCGTAAGTAGAGTTTTTGGCTAATAATTTTAATCAAACGTGTATACCACTTTTACTGTATCTGTAACGTGCGACAAGGGGATATAGCCAATTGCATATTGCGATGATGCAATTGTTTTTAATGCATCTTCCAATGAGGCTGATGGTGTGGGGGGCTTTCCTCTGCCCGAAAATAATAACCTGGCCCAATACGCATTTATTTGCTGCTCATCTTTATTGACCAATTTTAAGTAAAAATCGTTTTTGAATGCTGATTTCGCGGGCAGATCGAGTGGCTTTGATATTTCACCATCAGGGAAAGTTGAATATCGGCCCATATAAATATCTATTACTTCCCGTTTCGATAAGGCATTAATAGGATTGTTTTTGTTTACCACTACAACAAATTCAGTAGACTCGGCATACATGCTAACAACTAGCAGAAACATGGAAAGTATTAAATTAAAGCAAAGGTTACGAGCGATTATCATAACTAAAAAACCATGCTAGCATTTAAGCTGAGTACATGTACTTTGTGACCTTTATCGACATCTGCAGGATTACTTAAGCTCCATAATCCCGCCCCAACTGGTTTTATATCAAAGCGATCTAGTTGAGCTTTTATAGCTAACCGTTCTGACAGTTGCCATTTTACACCTACGTTTATCGAATGCTGATGTACATAGGGAATCTTAATTGAAGCTTGAGCAGCTAGAGCCAGTTGTCGTATTGGTTTTGATATTTGTTCGGGTGTACCGGGTGAAAAAACAGGGTCAATTACTTTAATTACATTGTGGCGGTTTTTTGCTGCAGAAAAGCTAGTGTAAAATATTGCATTGTTTACTCGGTAACCTGCGCTAATGTAACTGTTGAGTACTGATGGTGCAATTATCCAATCTGACTCTGAAATACCCATTTCAGATTGAATAAGCCAATTATCATAATCGTAAGTAAGCCCAAATGCAGCGTACTTTATACTATTTCCTTCGGTATTAAATTTGTTCGATATTGTTTGTGCTTGTGGCCATATACTTTGCGGTACTGAATCTAGTGAAGATATAAACTCATCCAATGCAGTTAGTTTGTAATCGCCAAAACCGGACCTTGATAACGAAAAGCGCATTGTCCATGCATCTAAAGAGTATGTTGCACTGAGGGTTGTTAAGTTATCAAAATCAATAAAAAAATCGTCATTATAAGCGTGTATTTTTGCTGTAGAGCCACCATAAGCGAGTTTTAAGCGTAAGAAGCCATCGTTAATGGCTTTACTGTATTCAACGTCTATTCCATCAAAATTACCTGCAATGTTTGCAAACGAGTAATACGAATGAGGCGGGCGCACCCACAAGTAAGCGTATCCAACGTAAGGGTACTCAGAGAGTAAGTAAAGGTCGCTGTTTAACCTACCTGCGCGGATGGCCCAGTTACGTGATGGTCGGTAACGTACAAATGCAAGTTCTAAAAAATTATCAAAGCTTTTGAATGCATGATCTTGTATCACTATTTGAACTACAGAATCCCAGTTATTTAACAAAGATATATTTGCCTGGCCACCTAAAATTGAATCACGCGTAGCTGAAAAACCAGACTTGTTTACATTTGAATAATTAGATGCAAAGCCAATATCTGAGTCGTCAGTGTAACTAAGGGCAAAAGATGCAAATCCGCTAAATTGAACATCAATGTCATTTGCATAGCTTTTATCAGTTGCAGATATTGCCATTAATACGATGATAATGAAGCCTATGATCCGCATGTTATCCGGTATTTATTTAATTAAACATAATAAAAAGATAGCACAATATCTTAAATTACCAACTCGCCAGAATGCTAGGGTTGACGGACTGTGATCACGCTTTTAGTGCCATATTATTTTACACGCTCAGCTGCTTGAAATATTGATTAAAAATACAATGTTATATTGTTGCAATTAAGTATTGTTATAGTATAACATCCTGCACATTGAATTTTTCTTTAATAGAGTGTGAATGTGACAACACCTACTGCAATTAATCAAACATCACAAATAGAACCTCAACGAGCTGAAAATACCAGCAATTTTTTATTAAATGGTACTCATAAAAATAAAGGTGAAGCCATTATTGAAGTGGACTCGCTAAGTTTTAGTATTAAAAATAACGCCATTTTAAAAAACTTAAATTTTACTGTGGGCTCAGGCGAAATTTATGCACTACTTGGCGGTAACGGTGCGGGTAAGTCAACCACGTTAAAAACGTTACTGGGTTTTAATAAACCAACGCAAGGCTGGGTAAAAGTAGCGGGTAAAGAGGTGAGTAAAGCACTTGACTTTGTTCGCGGCAAAACGGCGTATTTACCCGAGTCTGCAACGTTATACCCGCATTTGACCGCCCGCGAAAACGTAAAATACTTTTTATCACTTGCTGATATTAATAAAACAGATGAGCAAATTAATGCCGCATTTAACCGTGTAGCGCTGCAACAAGCTGCATGGGAGCGTCCTATGCAAACGTATTCTAAAGGCATGAGGCAAAAAACCGCGATTGCACTGGCTATTTTACGTGAAGCACCGATATTTTTACTTGATGAACCTACATCGGGCCTTGACCCTGTTGCCATAGATGAGTTTAACCAGCTAGTGCGCGAGCTTGCATTAACCGGCGCTACTATTTTAATGGTTACGCATGATGTATACGGCGCCTGCCAAGTAGCTAACCGTATTGGGTTACTAAGAGCCGGCGAGATGGTGGGCGAATTTGACGCGCCAGAAAACGGCCGCATTGACACCGAACAAGTGCACGCAGCCTTTGCGCAAAGAGGCGCGTAATGAGTATAAATAACTTTTCAAAGGTGGTTATAGTTGCCAAAGATGAATGGCGCTATTGGCTTCGCTCAAAACTAGCAATGACCGTTTTAGCCATTGGCTTATTGCTTACGCTTTCATCGGTTGTGGTGACCGCAATTACTATGCTTGAACTTAGCCATGATCGCCATGAACTTCAATCAAATGCCGAGCAAAGTTTTGTTGATCAACCCGATCGTCACCCACACAGAATGGTGCACTATGGGCACTATGCCTTTAGAACGCCTTCACCACTGAGCACCCTCGACCCAGGTATTGACGCATACACAGGTAACTCAATATTTTTAGAAGGACATAGGCAAAACAGTGCAATGTTCGCCGATCAACGCCAAGGTACAGCGCTTACTAAATTAGGTAGCTTAACGCCTGCATTTATAGTGCAAACATTAGCGCCGTTACTGCTTATATTAATTGGCTACAGCTCTATTAGTCGTGAGCGTGAATCGCAAACGCTGTCGTACTTATTAGCGCAAGGCACGTCGGGTATTACGCTTATTACCGGTAAAGGTTTAGCACTGCTTTCGGTAGTGGGCTTAGTTATTGCGCCACTGGCTATATCGGCTTTGTTTACGGTATCTGCGGGTGAAAGCTTATTAGCAGTTGCCAGTTTTGTTGTAGGTTACGCTTTATATTTAACTGTGTGGGTATTACTGATTTTACTCGCATCGAGCGTGTTTAGTAAAAACAGTGGTAGTTTTACGGCGCTTGCGTTTGTATGGATTTTACTGTGTATTGTTATGCCGCGCGTAGCAAGTACTTCGGCCTCAACGGCTGTGCCATCTGCCGGTAAAATAGAAACCGATTTTGCTGTTAAAGCCGAGCTTAGAAAACTAGGCGATGGCCATAACACGAACGACCCTGCATTTAAGCAATTTAAACAATCACTCCTTAAAAAGTACAACGTAAATAGCATTGATGAGCTGCCGGTAAACTTTAGAGGTTTAGTAGCCAGTGAATCAGAGGCTAAACAAGCCAACGTACTAAACCAATTTGCTGAGCTACGTATGCAAAGTGAACTTAAGCAAACTCAGGTATCGCGTTATTTTGGTTGGGTATCGCCTATGGTGGCTATTCGCTCGCTTTCTATGATTGTGGTGGGTACAAGTATAGAAACGCATCATCGTTTTTTACGTGAAACCGAACAGCTGCGTTTTGATTTTGTGCAAGGGCTTAACAAAATTCATATTGAAGAGCTTGATTACAAAGATGACATGAACCGAAACGCCAATGCTGCAGCCACTAAAAAAGCACGTGTAAGCGCTCAAAACTGGCAAATACTTCAAGACTTTAATTTTAATGTGGACAGTGCAGATGTTCGAGCACAAAGAAGTGTACCTGCGTTTTTACAGTTATTACTGTGGATTGTAGTACTTGTCGGCGGTATTAAATTTTTAGGAAAACGTTTGTTATGAGCTATTTAATTACACAACTTATGCGTGAATGGGGCTTTTTACTTCGCCAAAAATACGTAGTGGTATTACTACTGTGTAGCCTTGTTTTATCGGGTTTTGCAATTTACAGCGGGTTAAGCGAAATAAGCACACAGCAGCAAACAATAGAGCGCTTAAAAGTAGCAGATCAAAGCGACCGTGCCATAGTACATAAAAAGCAAAGCGATGCAGGCATGTTGGCGTATTACAGCTTTCATTTAACGTACTCGCAGCCATCTAACCTGGCATTTGCTGCTTTAGGTGAGCGCGATATATTCCCGTGGAAACACCGCATTAATTTATTAGCGCTTGAGGGGCAAATTTACGAAAGCGATGCACAAAATGCTGAGCTGGCTCAAGCCGGTAAAATAGATTTTGTGTTTGTAATTAGTGCGCTAGCGCCAATGGTTATTATTTTGCTGTTTCATGATTTATTTGCAAGCGAGCGTACCAGCGGTAGGCACGATTTATTAGTCACTACAGCTAAGTCTTACTTTGCTTTGTGGGGCGCTCGTATAACCGTAAGGTTTGTAGCAATAATAGTGTGTTTAATGCTGCCATTTTTTGTAGGCGGATTTATAGCTGGGGCAAGCGCGTATGAAGTGGCGTATGTATCGCTGTTGTGTATTGTCTACCTTGCATTTTGGACTGCACTAAGCGTGTGGTGGGGTAAAAATGCAACCAGTGCGCCGCGTGTTGCCTCAAGCTTAATTGGTTTGTGGGTGTTGTTTGCTTTTATTATTCCTATTTTAGGCGACCTTGCTATAAACAAGTCAGTGCATTCGCCTAAAGGTGGCGACATTATGCTTACTCAACGCGAGGCCGTAAATGATGCGTGGGATTTACCAAAATCTGCCACTATGCAGCCTTTTATTATAGAGTACCCAGCGCTTGCACCATATATTGATATGAAAAGCGAATTTGAATGGAAGTGGTATTACGCATTTCAACAAATGGGCGATTTAAAAGCGGCAGAGCTTTCAGAGGCCTATCGCGACGCAGCCGCTAAAAAATACGAGTTAGCCGGTTTTGTATCTTGGGTTTCGCCACCGCTGTTATTGCAGCGCAGCTTAACCCGTACAGCCAATACCGATTCAATTGCCGCGTATGCTTATGAGCAGCAAATTAGAGATTATCATCAACAATTACGCGAGTTTTATTACCCGTGGTTATTTTACAAAGGCGACCCAACTAAAGCAGCCCTTGAAAACATGCCACTCTTTGAAAACACCACGCAAAGCAGCAACTAAAAATACAACGCTAAACGTACCTGTTTAGCGCGATTAAAATTACTACACAACTATAAAATACTTACATTACTCACAAGGTTCACAATGAAAACCAATTCAAAAGGGCTTAAGCTCACCTATTTAAGTACTTGCTTAGTAGGCTTATTTAGCAGCCTCGTTATGGCCGCTGAGCAAAACCAGCAAAGTAAAAGCGTAAAGGATGACGCAATTGAAAAAGTAACCGTTGTTGCATCTCGCCAGGCTTATCAAGGTAACTTTAGCCCTTTAGAAACACCTCAGTCAGAGCTTAAAATTGATTTAGAAGCCCTTGAAAACGCAGGCGCAGTAAGCCTTGACCAAGCGCTTGATTTATCAGCCTCGGTTGCGCGCCAAAACAACTTTGGTGGGCTGTGGAATAGCTTTTCGTTACGTGGCTTTGTAGGTGACGAAAACCTGCCAAGTAATTACTTAGTAAATGGCTTTAATGCAGGACGTGGTTTTGGTGGCTCACGTGATTTGTCGGGTATTGAGTCGGTAGAGGTTTTAAAAGGTCCGCGCGCGGCTTTATTTGGCCGTGGTGAACCAGGTGGCACCGTAAACTTAGTTACTAAACGCCCAACGTTTGACACCGCAGGCGAAATTAAGCTCTCTGTAGGTAGTTTTGATACTTACCGCGCCGATGTTGATTACACCACGGCGCTTAGCGACGACGTAGCAATTAGACTGGTTGGTTTTTACGAAGACGCCGAAAGCTTTAGAGATACCATAGAAACCACTAAACAAGGCTTTAGCCCGTCAATAGTGTGGAATATGAATAATAACAGCCAACTAATATACGAGCTTGAATATAGCGACCAAGAGGTACCGTTTGATAGAGGTGTATTAGCGATAGATGGCGAGCTTGGCCTTATACCTGAAAGCCGCTTTTTAGGTGAGCCGGGCGATGGCCCAATTGAAGCCGATGTATTGGGGCACCAGTTAGAGTATATTCATGACTTTGATGATAACTGGAGCATTTTATTTGGTGCAAACTACCGCGATACTTCTTTAGAGGGCTTTGCAACCGAAACCGGTTTTGGTGGTGTAGTAGGTGGCGAAGTAAATCGCTTTAGACGCTATCGGGATTACGATTCTACTTATCAAGTACTAAGAGCTGAAGTGAGCGGTAACGTTAACGTAGCAGGCTTTGAAAATCGTTTAATAATAGGTATAGATGCCGATAAATTTGAAAATGATCAATTTGCACTGCGTGTACGTGGCGATCAATACATTAATGTATTTAACCCTGTTTACGGCGCGTATGAATTACCAACGCCAACATCAAATACTGACCGCGTAGAAATTCAAGAATCGGTAGGGGTATTCATTCAAGACCAAATAAGCCTAACCGATAAGTTAGATATACGTATTGGTGCACGTTTTGATGATTACGAGCAGCGCTTAAATAACCGCCTAGCTAACACTAACACTAAACAAACTGAGTCACGCGTGAGCCCGCAGTTTGGTGTGATTTATGAAGCAAGCGATTATGTATCTGTTTATGGTGCTTACGGTGAGAACTTCCGTCCGCTTTCGGGGGCCGATGCTAATGGCAATGGTTTTGAACCAAACCAATCTAGCTCTGCAGAGGTGGGTGTTAATTTTACATTAAACGATGGCGCATTATTTGGTACTGTTGCTGTGTTTAAAGTACAGCAAGACAACATGCTAGTAGTAGACGATGCAACAGCGTTTACTTACGCAGCCATTGGGGAAGCACAAAGTAAAGGCATAGAAATAGACCTAACGGGCGAGCTTACCGATACGCTTGAAGTTTGGGCGTCGTATGCGTACGTTGATGCAACAATCGAAAACTCATTTTTTGATGCTAACTTTGGTTACACAGTAGAAGCGGGTGCATCACTATTAAACGTGCCTGAGCAACAGCTTAGTTTACAGTTAATGCAATCTACAGTGCTCTACGGTAAAGCCATTAAGTTTGGTGGTGGTTTATTACATGTGGGCAAGCGTAACGGCTTTTTTGGTACCGACTTTGAGTTACCAAGTTACACAACAGCTCGGTTTTTTGTAAATTACGATGTGACAGACGAAATTGGCATTGCGGCTGAGGTAAATAACCTGTTTGATGAAACGTATTACACAAACTCGTTTGCCGATGCATGGGTACAACCTGGTACACCAAGAAACGTTAAGTTTTCTGCATCATATAAATTTTAAATTTACGTAAGTCATACAATGAAAAGGCTGCTTTTGTTAGCAGCCTTATATACAGTTAGTTTCTCTTTCAATAGTATTAAATACTAAAAGGGTACATAACCGTCAGGTATTGATTGTGGCGTTGTCCAACGCTCTTTTGCATCTATATGATTACGTTGTGTACCATGGGCTGGTAAGCGGCCTCGGTCACCAAATAACCACATTACAAAATTTGTTCTATCACCTGTTAGGATAGGTTTAGCAGCATGAGCAACATTGCCTCTGTGTATCATCGCACAACCCGGCTTAAAACTGAGCTGAGTGACTTTACCTGTTTGTTGGTCATAAAAGTCGAGTTCTGATCCTGTAAATTTTTCTTCAGGTAAATTTAAATTAATATTTAACGTGACCGCTGACGCATCGGTATGTGGGCGAATAGACGCATCTGTGTTGGGATCGTAGTAAATAGAAAACCCAAATGTTTGCGTGTCATAACCCATAATCTCAGGGAACAATAAGCGAGAAATGGGTCTCATATAATTGTTTAAGATCTCATTGTAAAATGCCTGAAAATTTGGCGCTGCTAAATAACCACTTGAACGCTTATCAAGCATTACGCCACGTCTGTTTAATACAATTCCGTATGGTGGGCGCATAGGGATACCAGAGCTCCACACTTGCTCAAGGTAACCGCGTAAATCAGATAGACGCTCTGGGTCAAAAAATTGAAACTCGTACACATCTGTTGCTACTTCTTTAAGAAGCGATTTTACCAAATGTTCTTTAGTAGGATCTTGCCAAGCTTTAGTAATCGCTTCGCGTAAGTTTTTATCAAGCAAAGAATCATCGAGTGTAAAAGCTGATTGATTAAGTTCGCTTAGTTCCCATTCACTCCAAGCATTTGTTATTAATTCGTTATTGTTTGACCAAAACTGTTGAACTGAATGCTCACGGTTTAACATAGCTTGACGTGTTGGTAAATCAAGTGCTCTGGCTAGTTGTAATTGATTAGTTTTCATATTGTGTCACTCCAGTTATTGAATACAGGTTTAACAATCTAGGAGTCTATTTTATTGGTGTAATTAAAATTAATAAATATCACTTTATAGTAAACAGTATATATAAAAAATTAATAATAGAGGAGCGTTAGCTTGAAAGGCTACACAAAATGCAGCCTGATTTAACAGCAGCTATTAATGGGTGACTCTGTCGCCCCATATATCTTCAAGACGGCTGTCGCGACCACATCGCCAACGATATGTGTTGTAGCGAAAAGGATTATTTTTATAATAATCCTGATGGTAGCTTTCTTTTCCTTTAATGGGATAAAAGGTGGAGGCGTTTAGTATAGGCGTTACTACTGTTTGATTAGGAAACTCATTCACAACGGCCTGTTTGGTTTGTTCAGCTATTTTACGTTCTTGCTCGTTAGCTACAAAAATTGCGCTTAAATAGCTAGGGCCTTTATCACAAAATTGGCCTTTTGCATCAAAGGGATCAATATTCACCCAATAGTGATCAAGTATGCCTTTGTAGCTGACTACTTGCGGGTCGTAAGTAATTTGTACTGCCTCGTAATGGCCTTTGTGGTTACCACTGTAGGTTGGATTTTTAATCTTACCGCCTGTGAAGCCTGATATTACATCTTTTACACCTTCAAGCTTTTCAAAGTCGCTTTCCATACACCAAAAACACCCACCGGCTAAAACCGCTTTTTCGGTTTTTGCAGCATGAGTAAAAGTGCTAAACAAAATTGCGGCAGATGTTAATGCAAGCGTAAGTGATTTTTTCATATAATAATCTACCTCTAGTATGAGTTTAAATACATATTCTTTATAGCTAGACCTGCTAACTGTTATTACTATTTCATTGCTTTAGCAGGCTAGGTGCAAAGTAATGTACGTAATACTTTGTAATTAAAGCCACATTTTGAATAAGTAACCCACATAACACTATGTTGTATTTTTAAAGCGTGTTTATTAAAGTGGAAACATTGATGAATAAATTAGCAGGTGTTAAATGAACCAGTTAACCGAAAAATCGATAAACTGCCCGTATTGCGGCGAAAGCATTGATGTATTACTTGATGCAGCTGACATTGATGAACAATATATAGAAGACTGCCAAGTATGCTGTAAACCAATTACATTTGTCGTTTTTGAACATGATGATGATTTGAACGTAAACGTTTACGATGAAGACGATACATTTTAAATTGGCGCAAATTATAAAAAAGGCTGCATAACTGCAGCCTTTTTTAATGATGGAGCGTTAGCTATTTTGTTCTCGAGCTAGCTGGTTAGGGAGTAGCTCTTCAATAATTTCACGTGCTGGTAATGTGTAACGTGTGCCATCAAACATGACTGAGGTAAACTCATTTATATTAGTAATGCCGGTTAGGGTCCAACCTTCACCACGTTTAGGGCAGTAAACTGTTGTTGTTGGTTGTATCACTTTAAAGTCGTCACTCATGCTTGGCTGCTCTCAATTTAATGCTTGTTTATACGTTATGGTAAGTTAATAATACGCGTTCATAAAGTGCTATTTAATTTTGTATTACAACATGTATAAAAATTTGGCTACACCTCGTGTCACGCTTCAGTTAATATCCCATAAAGATGCTGCCAGTATGCATGCTATTTTAAATAATCCTCTTGTTAGCCAGTTTAATGACTACACAACACCCCTTAGCAAAAGTGATATTAAACAATTAATACAAAATGATATTAGCGGCTATTATGAGGGAGAAGTTATACGCTTTACGATTACTCAGAATACCCTCAATAAAGTAATTGGTAGTTGTGGTTTGTATAAAATTAATAAAGAAGCAAGAACCGCATTTTTGGGTTTTGAATTAGATCCTGAATTTTGGCAACAGGGCTACATGAAAGAAACGCTGCAAACTTTAATCCCAAAACTTGTTATGCATTACGAGTTAATTACGCTTTACGCAGAGGTTAACAAAGCTAATACAGCTTCGTGCAAGTTGCTTGAGGGACTAGGGTTTACTAATAACGAAAATATTTGGTTTTGTAGTCTTAAAAATAATTAGTAAAAAGAGAGATACATGTCGTTAAAAATTAATAAAAACTATCTAATTAACCTCGTATTAGCTGTCATTACGTTAAGCTTACTTATTTTAGGCGGCCGCTACTACAATCATTATGTATCGGCTTATACAGACATTAAACTTGATTCAAAAATTTTAAATGAATCGCGTAAGGTATTTATTAGGCTACCCGTTAACTACGATACCAATAAAGTTTATTCGTTAATAATAAAAACCGACGGTAACTTTAACCTAGATACGTGGAATGAAACATTAGCGTCATTCTCAAACAAAGGACAGGCCGAGCAAGCTATATTGGTATCAATCCCTAACTTGTTTTTTACGGCTACTCGAAATCGTGATTTGGTACCTCCTTATGCTCGCCAAGACGTTAATACCCAAGCGCCTGCAACAAACAATATAGAACCCAACGGAGAAGCAGATAAGTTTTTACAGTTTATAGAGTTAGAATTATTACCTTATTTGACTAATCGATTTAAATTAAACAATAACCGTATTTTAAGTGGGTTTTCTGCTGGTGGCAGTTTTGTGTTATATACACTTCATACTAAACCGGATCTGTTTAATGGCTATTTTGCGTTTAGTCCTGCCGCCTGGTATGACGATATGACGGTAGTAAACAAAGTTGACTCGTTTTTACAGGCGTCGAATAAAAGGTTTAAAAAGCCAACGTATTTGTTTTTATCGGTAGGAGAGGAAGAGCATCCGCTTATGTTGGAGGCGTATAGTAATTTAGAGCAAGCATTAAAGGCCAGCCCTAACGAGCACTTAAAGTGGGAATCTGTTATTAATCCCAATGCGGAACATAACGATAATCCAAGACTAAGTGTTGCAGATGCGTTAGGTGGATATCAAAAGTTTTTAAATAAAAGGCCTTAATATGTTGCTAAACCAAACGTTGTCAACAACCTACAAAATATATATACAGGTTTGCTTTAAGTAACTTTATGAAAACCCCATAAAGAACACATCATACAATATATGATAATAACTAATCTTAGCAAGTGATTATATATTAGAAATAATAAGCAAGAGTGAGGTTAGGGCACAGCGCCCTAAGTCACTAGAGCGCAAAAGGGTAACTGCTTTCTACAATTGATATCTAAATCCAAATGCGATGCCGTCATCTTCTGACTGCTCCATTTGTGCTTGCTGATCTTTATCATTGCTTTCAAAGTCACTAAAATCTTTACGTGCTTCTATATACGCAATTGTGTCTTCGTCAATTAAATAATGAAGACCAATAACAGCAAATTGACGTTTAAATACATCGTTCGGATCGGTATTAAAGTTTGGCTGAATAACGTAATCATTGCCTGCATCAAATACGTTGTAGGCAATAAAAGGGCGAAAATCGTTATCAAAGCGGTACGATGCAAATGTTTCTATACCTATTGCGTCTTTAATTAAGCGACCCAGATTATCGGTGTCATGATTTTTGTTTTTATTAATATTAGCTGCAAAATAAAGACCTTTTTGATCTACGCGACCCCACATAATGCCTGCACCATATATTAGGTCTTCAACATTTTGTGTGGTGCCATCACCGTAAGTCAAATCAAACTCGCCTCGGTTTACACCAGCTGTAAGCGTTATCATGTCAGTAGGGGTATAAGTAACCGAAGCACCAAATGTGTAGTTAAATTCTACTTGTTGGGCAGCTGTATCGCCTGCATTCCAAAGCGTTTCGCATTCTTGTTCTGTAATGTCACTAACGTCACAGGTATAAAACTCGCTGTTTTTGAGCTGTGCTTGCAGTGTAAAACTTAAGTCATTGTAGCTATTACGATATTGAATAAGTTTATCGCCTCGGCCCGTACCGTTTACTGCGCCATCGTCCTTGTTATAGGTATAAACACCCGCTGCATTACCATCCCATACAAAGCTGTTATTTGTACTATAAACAACGTCGTACCATGCACCCCATTGCTTACCAATTGTAATTTGCCCGTATTTATCATGCGAGAGGCCGGCATAGCCTAAACGGTTATATAAAAATTCATCCTGGATTGATTCAAAGCGATTGTTGTAAATAATATCGCTACTACCTACAGGGTTTACACCCCATTCAACTAGTCCTAAGGCTTTCCAGCCTTGCTTAAGTTTTCGATCAATTTTAAAATTTAT
This DNA window, taken from Pseudoalteromonas marina, encodes the following:
- a CDS encoding alpha/beta hydrolase, which produces MSLKINKNYLINLVLAVITLSLLILGGRYYNHYVSAYTDIKLDSKILNESRKVFIRLPVNYDTNKVYSLIIKTDGNFNLDTWNETLASFSNKGQAEQAILVSIPNLFFTATRNRDLVPPYARQDVNTQAPATNNIEPNGEADKFLQFIELELLPYLTNRFKLNNNRILSGFSAGGSFVLYTLHTKPDLFNGYFAFSPAAWYDDMTVVNKVDSFLQASNKRFKKPTYLFLSVGEEEHPLMLEAYSNLEQALKASPNEHLKWESVINPNAEHNDNPRLSVADALGGYQKFLNKRP
- a CDS encoding porin is translated as MKLKLTSMLVAIIVSPSVFSEVNIYTDERNSMSVGGFIDVRVINTQNQTEVVNGTSRINFKIDRKLKQGWKALGLVEWGVNPVGSSDIIYNNRFESIQDEFLYNRLGYAGLSHDKYGQITIGKQWGAWYDVVYSTNNSFVWDGNAAGVYTYNKDDGAVNGTGRGDKLIQYRNSYNDLSFTLQAQLKNSEFYTCDVSDITEQECETLWNAGDTAAQQVEFNYTFGASVTYTPTDMITLTAGVNRGEFDLTYGDGTTQNVEDLIYGAGIMWGRVDQKGLYFAANINKNKNHDTDNLGRLIKDAIGIETFASYRFDNDFRPFIAYNVFDAGNDYVIQPNFNTDPNDVFKRQFAVIGLHYLIDEDTIAYIEARKDFSDFESNDKDQQAQMEQSEDDGIAFGFRYQL